A genomic stretch from Solanum stenotomum isolate F172 chromosome 8, ASM1918654v1, whole genome shotgun sequence includes:
- the LOC125874390 gene encoding 60S ribosomal protein L23 isoform X1, with protein MSKRGRGGSAGNKFRMSLGLPVAATVNCADNTGAKNLYIISVKGIKGRLNRLPSACVGDMVMATVKKGKPDLRKKVMPAVIVRQRKPWRRKDGVFMYFEDNAGVIVNPKGEMKGSAITGPIGKECADLWPRIASAANAIV; from the exons GACGCGGAGGTTCCGCTGGGAACAAGTTCAGGATGTCGCTGGGTTTGCCAGTGGCGGCCACAGTTAACTGCGCCGATAACACTGGTGCAAAGAACCTTTACATCATTTCAGTGAAGGGTATCAAGGGAAGGCTTAACAGGTTGCCTTCAGCTTGCGTGGGTGACATGGTCATGGCCACTGTCAAGAAGGGTAAGCCTGATCTGAGGAAGAAGGTTATGCCGGCTGTCATTGTTCGTCAGCGCAAGCCATGGCGCCGAAAGGATGGTGTTTTCATGTACTTTGaag ATAATGCTGGTGTAATTGTGAATCCCAAGGGTGAAATGAAGG GTTCTGCTATTACTGGTCCTATCGGAAAAGAGTGTGCTGATCTGTGGCCCAGAATCGCAAGCGCTGCCAACGCTATCGTGTAG
- the LOC125874390 gene encoding 60S ribosomal protein L23 isoform X2, with protein sequence MSKRGRGGSAGNKFRMSLGLPVAATVNCADNTGAKNLYIISVKGIKGRLNRLPSACVGDMVMATVKKGKPDLRKKVMPAVIVRQRKPWRRKDGVFMYFEDNAGVIVNPKGEMKGSAITGPIGKECADLWPRIASAANAIV encoded by the exons GACGCGGAGGTTCCGCTGGGAACAAGTTCAGGATGTCGCTGGGTTTGCCAGTGGCGGCCACAGTTAACTGCGCCGATAACACTGGTGCAAAGAACCTTTACATCATTTCAGTGAAGGGTATCAAGGGAAGGCTTAACAGGTTGCCTTCAGCTTGCGTGGGTGACATGGTCATGGCCACTGTCAAGAAGGGTAAGCCTGATCTGAGGAAGAAGGTTATGCCGGCTGTCATTGTTCGTCAGCGCAAGCCATGGCGCCGAAAGGATGGTGTTTTCATGTACTTTGaag ATAATGCTGGTGTAATTGTGAATCCCAAGGGTGAAATGAAGG GTTCTGCTATTACTGGTCCTATCGGAAAAGAGTGTGCTGATCTGTGGCCCAGAATCGCAAGCGCTGCCAACGCTATCGTGTA G
- the LOC125874015 gene encoding pentatricopeptide repeat-containing protein At1g09900 gives MELIVPTKQTHEGFCSFHSTRKEITVNCCNNRRFKNSSLLVGQLRKQRQDKVFSISKIETFSSVEKRGFGSSNRRCKNNLLEGQLRKQRQNKVFAISRIEILGGTTNGRLSSVEKKTNGSISENIEEFESNNYLRRLVRNGELEESFKHLESMVYRGDIPDIIPCTSLIRGFCRIGQTKKATRVLEILEDSGAVPDVITYNVLISGYCKSGEIDNALKVLDRMSVAPDVVTYNTILRSLCDSGKLKQAMHVLDRMLQKECYPDVITYTILIEATCKESGVGQAMKLLDEMRSKGCVPDVVTYNVLINGICKEGRLNEAIKFLNNMPSYGCQPNVITHNIILRSMCSTGRWMDAEKLLADMVRKGCSPSVVTFNILINFLCRKGLLGRAIDLLEKMPKYGCTPNSLSYNPLLHAFCKEKKMDRAIEYLEVMVSRGCYPDIVTYNTLLTALCKDGKVDVAVEILNQLSDKGCSPVLITYNTVIDGLSKVGKTELAIELLNEMREKGLQPDIITYSSFVAGLSREGKVDEAIKFFHDIEGLDVRPNAITYNAIMLGLCKARQTDRAIDFLAYMISKGCKPTESTYTILIEGIAYEGLAEEALELLNELCSRGVVKKSSAEQVVVKM, from the coding sequence ATGGAGTTAATAGTACCAACGAAGCAAACCCATGAAGGGTTTTGCTCATTTCACTCTACTCGTAAGGAAATCACTGTTAATTGCTGTAATAATAGGAGGTTCAAGAACAGTTCTTTACTTGTGGGTCAGTTGAGAAAACAGAGACAAGATAAggttttttctatttcaaaaattgaaactttttcTAGTGTTGAGAAAAGGGGATTTGGGAGTAGTAATAGGAGGTGCAAGAACAATTTGCTTGAGGGTCAGTTGAGGAAACAGAGACAAAATAAGGTTTTTGCTAtttcaagaattgaaatttTAGGAGGGACGACGAATGGTAGGTTATCAAGTGTTGAGAAAAAGACAAATGGGAGCATATCtgaaaatattgaagaattTGAGAGTAATAATTATCTTCGTAGGTTGGTTAGAAATGGGGAATTAGAAGAAAGTTTTAAGCATCTTGAGAGTATGGTGTATCGTGGGGATATACCTGATATTATACCATGTACGAGTTTGATTCGTGGGTTTTGTAGAATTGGGCAAACGAAGAAGGCTACTAGAGTTTTGGAGATTCTTGAGGATTCTGGGGCTGTTCCTGATGTTATTACTTACAATGTGTTGATTAGTGGTTATTGTAAGTCGGGTGAAATTGATAATGCATTGAAGGTATTGGATCGAATGAGTGTTGCACCTGATGTTGTCACGTACAATACTATTTTGCGTAGCTTATGTGATAGTGGGAAATTGAAACAAGCTATGCATGTTCTTGACCGTATGTTGCAGAAAGAGTGTTACCCTGATGTGATTACCTATACGATTTTGATCGAAGCAACGTGTAAGGAAAGTGGTGTTGGGCAGGCGATGAAGCTTTTGGATGAAATGAGGAGTAAAGGATGTGTACCTGATGTAGTAACTTATAATGTTCTTATAAATGGGATTTGTAAGGAAGGGAGATTGAACGAAGCAATCAAGTTTCTGAATAATATGCCATCGTATGGTTGCCAACCTAATGTGATTACCCACAATATAATTTTGCGTAGTATGTGTAGTACAGGTAGGTGGATGGATGCCGAGAAGCTTTTGGCTGATATGGTTAGGAAGGGTTGTTCTCCTAGTGTTGTCACGTTCAATAtcttgatcaattttttatGTCGGAAGGGACTGTTGGGACGGGCTATTGATTTACTAGAGAAGATGCCTAAGTATGGATGTACGCCAAACTCTTTAAGTTATAATCCATTGCTTCATGCATTCTGCAAAGAGAAGAAGATGGATAGAGCGATTGAATATTTGGAAGTTATGGTGAGTAGGGGTTGTTACCCTgatattgtgacttataatacatTGCTCACGGCTTTGTGCAAAGATGGTAAGGTTGATGTTGCAGTTGAAATCCTCAATCAACTTAGCGACAAAGGCTGTTCTCCAGTTCTAATCACTTACAATACAGTGATTGATGGACTATCCAAAGTTGGGAAAACTGAACTTGCCATTGAACTTCTGAATGAAATGCGAGAGAAAGGTCTCCAACCTGATATAATTACCTATTCCTCATTTGTGGCAGGTCTTAGTAGGGAAGGAAAAGTTGATGAAGCCATAAAGTTCTTTCACGACATAGAAGGATTGGATGTCCGGCCCAATGCTATAACCTACAATGCCATTATGTTGGGGCTGTGTAAAGCTCGCCAAACAGATCGTGCTATTGACTTCTTGGCTTATATGATTTCAAAGGGATGCAAACCTACTGAATCTACATACACTATTCTAATTGAAGGTATTGCTTATGAAGGCTTAGCAGAGGAGGCTTTGGAGTTATTGAATGAGTTGTGCTCTAGAGGAGTTGTGAAGAAGAGTTCTGCTGAACAGGTGGTGGTTAAGATGTAG
- the LOC125873974 gene encoding agamous-like MADS-box protein AGL27: MARFGRKKNRIEKIQNKKQRNVKFSKRRTGLFKKESELSTLCDSLSTIVIVNPPANIYGTNSSLTVPRENATRKVNSKLLDSIFTRHSEAGVGAINVCWRIHNHHST, from the coding sequence ATGGCAAGGTTTGGCCGCAAAAAAAATCGTATTGAgaagatacaaaataaaaagcaAAGGAATGTGAAATTCTCTAAAAGGCGTACTGGtctttttaagaaagaaagtgaGCTATCAACACTTTGTGATAGTCTAAGTACTATTGTGATTGTGAATCCTCCAGCAAACATTTATGGCACCAACTCCAGCCTCACCGTGCCTCGTGAAAATGCTACTAGAAAGGTAAATTCGAAGCTACTAGATAGCATTTTCACGAGGCACAGTGAGGCCGGAGTTGGTGCCATCAATGTTTGTTGGAGGATTCACAATCACCATAGCACTTAG